The proteins below are encoded in one region of Neoasaia chiangmaiensis:
- the thyX gene encoding FAD-dependent thymidylate synthase: MPLTDEQRAEIEAQRLAPATTNRPTVPALEALLFKPFELLDHGFVRVVDYMGDDSAVVQAARVSYGRGTKKVSEDTGLIRYLMRHRHSTPFEMCEIKFHVKLPVFVARQWIRHRMANVNEYSARYSILDREFYLPSLDQVSAQSKSNRQGRAASLSPERAAHVLDLLRQDASRCYDHYEEMLDPDGVGLARELARMNLTLNTYTQWYWKADLHNLLHFLSLRADPHAQYEIRVYAEAMIDILRAWVPITCAAFEEYRLGAFTFSAGMLAVLRRQLAGETVDQTNSGLSRREWDEMQAVLQST, encoded by the coding sequence ATGCCTTTGACTGACGAACAACGCGCCGAAATCGAGGCCCAACGCCTTGCCCCCGCAACGACGAACCGCCCGACGGTGCCGGCGCTGGAGGCGTTGCTGTTCAAGCCGTTCGAGTTGCTCGATCATGGCTTCGTCCGGGTCGTCGACTATATGGGCGACGACAGCGCGGTGGTGCAGGCGGCACGCGTTTCCTACGGGCGCGGCACGAAGAAGGTATCGGAAGATACGGGCCTGATCCGGTATCTGATGCGGCATCGTCATTCGACGCCTTTCGAGATGTGTGAGATCAAATTCCACGTCAAACTGCCTGTCTTCGTGGCGCGGCAGTGGATTCGCCACCGCATGGCGAACGTGAACGAATACTCCGCGCGCTACTCGATTCTCGACCGGGAATTCTACCTGCCGTCGCTCGATCAGGTCTCCGCCCAGAGCAAGTCCAATCGTCAGGGGCGGGCGGCGTCGCTGTCACCGGAGCGGGCTGCCCATGTGCTTGATCTGCTGCGCCAGGATGCGTCGCGCTGTTACGATCACTACGAGGAGATGCTCGATCCGGACGGCGTGGGCCTGGCGCGGGAACTCGCACGTATGAACCTGACGCTTAACACCTATACCCAGTGGTATTGGAAAGCGGATCTGCACAATCTGCTACACTTTCTCAGCCTTCGGGCGGACCCGCATGCGCAGTATGAAATCCGTGTCTACGCCGAAGCGATGATCGATATTCTGCGTGCATGGGTTCCGATCACCTGTGCTGCGTTCGAGGAATATCGTCTTGGCGCTTTCACGTTCTCCGCTGGCATGTTGGCCGTACTGCGACGGCAACTGGCTGGAGAGACCGTCGATCAGACCAACTCCGGCCTGAGCCGACGGGAATGGGATGAAATGCAGGCTGTCCTGCAATCGACCTGA
- a CDS encoding cold-shock protein: MATGTVKWFNPTKGFGFIAPSEGGDDVFVHISALERGNIPTLNEGQQVSYEIEVGKNGKKSAGSLQAI, translated from the coding sequence ATGGCAACAGGCACCGTAAAATGGTTCAACCCTACCAAGGGTTTTGGTTTTATCGCACCGAGTGAGGGTGGAGACGACGTTTTCGTCCATATTTCCGCCCTTGAGCGCGGGAACATCCCCACCCTTAATGAAGGGCAGCAGGTTTCCTACGAGATCGAAGTAGGCAAGAACGGCAAGAAATCTGCCGGAAGTCTTCAGGCCATATAA